A window of the Calditrichia bacterium genome harbors these coding sequences:
- a CDS encoding TonB-dependent receptor, whose protein sequence is MRQHRQRIFTLLLSWIIASLAFAGTTGKISGRITDASTGEGLPGVNIQVEGTALGAATDADGIYIILNVPPGLYNVEISFLGYQSIRVKDVRVNVDFTTRVNQSIAPTTVEGEAVDVVGERNPLVRQDLTNTQVAITSETVESLPVDQLRDVIALQAGIVEDNDGSLHIRGGRSNEVAFQVNGLSINNPFGNSQGVGIATNAIEEVSVSAGTFSAEYGNALSGVINFVTKDGGNKIKASLKGWTGDNISSREEIFFNIDDVDPLNNQRAEWTVSGPVPGFGDKLTFFTSGVYQNDKGHLYGIRVYNPEDLLRINGSQFNVDPFGLEFGRDASGVVTVSADTSRRGASGDREIVPMVTREAVNMTGKLTFKPLNNLKLTYDVIFDDGTSYGSFRSYRFTPDGRPRTKSQNTSHSIGMTHTLSKTLFYTLKLGVNNNKARTMVFDDANDPGYIPPPDNDINQLILPQTDIFIGGTALGRTTEKSRSVLAKLDVVNQIHPKHEIKVGGEIAQHRLDLLSYSLIFDNASGKFVVPDENYDPDNLSYAEYVREPVQAALYVLDKMELAEKFILNAGLRYEYLNTYANYNPDLAGSVDNPAGVGDPSLLKKAEAKHRFSPRVSLSFPITSEGIIRFSYGFFFQNPTFRNIYANPRFVDGNFIFAPSFGNPNLEPQRSIQYEMGLQQQFTEDIKIDLTVFYKDVNDLIQSRRVVAGEVAATREFNVITNISYASVKGFTVAFLKRRSPGSPFAATLDYTYQIGEGAYDDPLALAVDTRTGRQTEQKFIPLDFDRTHTLNGTFTLSDPGNWAVSAIGKLQTGTPYTPAVPSNFQAVEFEVNSDRRPLYTTVDMKMEKFFKFSGARFSIFMQVENLFDQLQERFVFSNTGSSLSSLNETTNPSQFNQVLNAINNSPENFFPARFIENYYQREDWLGSPREIRMGVSFDF, encoded by the coding sequence ATGCGCCAACACAGACAGCGTATTTTTACTTTGCTACTCAGTTGGATAATTGCATCACTGGCGTTTGCCGGTACGACCGGTAAAATTTCCGGTAGAATTACAGATGCATCCACCGGTGAAGGTTTGCCTGGGGTAAATATTCAGGTTGAAGGTACAGCCCTCGGTGCCGCAACCGATGCTGACGGTATTTATATTATCCTGAATGTGCCGCCGGGTCTATATAATGTAGAAATCAGCTTTCTTGGATATCAATCGATTCGTGTTAAAGATGTCCGGGTGAATGTGGACTTTACGACTCGCGTGAATCAATCCATTGCACCGACAACCGTAGAAGGCGAAGCTGTGGACGTTGTGGGAGAGCGTAATCCTCTCGTACGACAGGATTTAACAAACACTCAGGTCGCTATTACTTCCGAAACTGTGGAATCGCTGCCGGTTGACCAATTGCGGGATGTTATCGCCCTGCAAGCCGGTATTGTGGAAGATAACGACGGATCATTGCACATTCGTGGTGGTCGATCCAACGAAGTTGCTTTCCAGGTTAACGGTCTTTCCATCAATAATCCGTTCGGTAACTCGCAGGGTGTGGGTATTGCAACCAATGCCATCGAGGAAGTTTCGGTTTCCGCCGGTACTTTTAGCGCGGAATATGGAAATGCACTCAGCGGTGTGATCAATTTTGTGACCAAAGATGGCGGCAACAAAATTAAAGCCTCGCTGAAAGGCTGGACCGGTGATAATATTAGCAGTCGCGAAGAAATATTTTTTAATATAGATGATGTTGATCCGCTGAACAATCAGCGAGCCGAGTGGACGGTTAGTGGTCCTGTGCCGGGCTTTGGCGATAAATTGACATTTTTCACTTCCGGCGTTTATCAAAATGATAAAGGTCATTTGTATGGCATCCGGGTGTATAATCCGGAAGATTTGCTGCGCATCAACGGTAGCCAGTTTAATGTTGACCCGTTTGGTCTGGAATTCGGTCGCGATGCCAGCGGTGTTGTAACCGTTTCGGCGGACACATCGCGCAGAGGTGCCAGCGGTGACCGCGAGATAGTGCCGATGGTAACACGCGAAGCCGTAAATATGACCGGTAAGTTGACATTTAAGCCGTTGAATAATCTTAAGTTAACATACGACGTGATTTTCGATGACGGGACGTCTTATGGCAGTTTCCGGTCGTACCGGTTTACGCCAGACGGTCGCCCGCGAACCAAATCGCAGAACACCAGCCATTCAATTGGCATGACCCACACACTCAGCAAAACTTTGTTTTATACATTGAAATTGGGTGTAAACAATAATAAAGCACGGACAATGGTTTTTGACGATGCCAATGATCCGGGTTATATTCCGCCACCTGACAACGATATCAACCAACTGATTTTACCGCAAACGGATATTTTTATCGGCGGCACGGCGTTGGGGCGCACAACTGAAAAATCCCGTTCCGTTTTGGCAAAACTGGATGTTGTGAACCAGATTCACCCCAAACACGAAATAAAAGTCGGTGGCGAAATTGCCCAACACCGGCTCGATTTGTTGTCCTACAGTCTGATTTTTGATAATGCATCCGGAAAATTTGTGGTGCCGGATGAAAATTACGACCCGGACAATTTGAGCTATGCTGAATACGTTCGCGAACCCGTGCAAGCTGCACTTTATGTTTTGGACAAAATGGAACTTGCGGAAAAATTCATTCTGAACGCCGGTTTGCGATACGAATATTTGAACACTTATGCCAATTACAATCCCGATCTGGCCGGTTCTGTGGATAATCCCGCCGGTGTTGGCGATCCATCTTTGCTGAAAAAAGCAGAAGCAAAACACCGTTTCAGCCCTCGGGTCAGTCTCAGTTTCCCGATTACATCTGAAGGTATTATTCGCTTTTCTTACGGCTTCTTTTTCCAGAACCCAACGTTCCGGAACATTTACGCCAACCCCAGATTTGTAGACGGAAACTTTATTTTTGCACCGTCATTTGGCAATCCGAATTTGGAACCGCAGCGCAGCATCCAATACGAAATGGGTTTGCAGCAGCAGTTTACAGAAGACATAAAGATAGACTTAACAGTATTTTACAAAGATGTTAACGATCTCATCCAAAGCCGTCGTGTGGTTGCCGGTGAAGTTGCCGCAACTCGCGAATTCAACGTTATCACCAACATCAGTTATGCCAGCGTAAAAGGATTTACCGTTGCATTCCTGAAACGGCGTTCGCCGGGCAGCCCGTTTGCCGCAACGCTGGATTATACTTACCAAATTGGCGAAGGTGCTTATGACGATCCCTTGGCTTTGGCGGTGGATACCCGCACCGGTCGCCAGACCGAGCAAAAATTTATCCCGCTCGATTTTGACAGAACCCATACGCTGAACGGAACATTTACCCTCAGCGATCCCGGCAATTGGGCGGTCAGCGCGATTGGCAAATTGCAAACCGGAACGCCGTACACGCCGGCTGTGCCATCCAATTTCCAGGCTGTCGAATTCGAAGTAAACAGTGATCGCCGTCCGCTTTACACCACTGTGGACATGAAAATGGAAAAATTCTTCAAATTTAGCGGTGCACGGTTTTCGATATTTATGCAGGTTGAAAACCTGTTCGATCAGCTTCAGGAACGTTTTGTCTTCTCGAATACCGGCAGTTCGCTCAGCAGCTTGAACGAAACGACCAACCCGTCGCAATTCAACCAGGTGCTCAATGCGATAAACAACAGCCCGGAAAATTTCTTCCCGGCTCGTTTTATCGAAAATTATTACCAGCGTGAAGACTGGTTAGGATCGCCAAGAGAAATCCGAATGGGCGTTTCCTTCGATTTTTAA